In Natator depressus isolate rNatDep1 chromosome 17, rNatDep2.hap1, whole genome shotgun sequence, one genomic interval encodes:
- the LOC142000575 gene encoding maestro heat-like repeat-containing protein family member 2A translates to MLHVRDPSPEAATACYAAFQVCAPFIGLTGLGGAFDSRLLTGASGERHEHLMGHVCKQLAQKDPVLLDSLIMETCLHLHSHWEGIRLAAAKLAGETVPSDQHPDGDGEQGGVTLPSRPGCSSGARPTKAVV, encoded by the exons GCCTGCTACGCTGCCTTCCAGGTGTGCGCCCCGTTCATAGGCCTCACGGGGCTCGGGGGAGCCTTTGACAGTAGGCTCCTGACAGGCGCCTCCGGGGAGAGGCACGAACACTTGATGGGACACGTCTGCAAACAGCTG GCCCAGAAGGACCCTGTGCTGCTGGACAGTCTCATCATGGAGACCTGCCTGCACCTCCACAGCCACTGGGAGGGGATCAGACTGGCAGCAGCCAAGCTGGCAGGTGAGACAGTGCCCAGTGATCAGCACCCCGATGGTGACGGGGAACAGGGTGGAGTGACCCTGCCTTCGCGGCCAGGTTGCAGCTCCGGAGCCAGGCCCACGAAGGCAGTGGTGTGA